The nucleotide window GAAGGTCATGGGGCCAGTTCGGCCAGTGCTCATTCCGAAGGAATGCAGTATTCGCCACTATCAAGCACCACGACCAGTGAGGTATCCTTTCTACaatgggatggtggtgacggctGACAGGGGCATTGGGTTTCATAACGTCAACAGCAAAATTTGCATTATCCTCATTGCGTAGCTGGGGTATACTATCATTACAGATTGAAAGTAAAGCCAGGGCGATCACACCTGCTCATATCAGACTCCAAACATGACTTGTCAATTCCAAACAAAGCTCTCCATcaaccaaacccaacccattATGATCAACGGCAGCAAAGTAACACCAATAACCAACAAGACccatctcatctccaacGTCACCGggcccctcaaccacctcttgATTTTGGTCTTGAGCTTCCTCGCATGGGGACAGGTCTCTGTGCCGTAAATTAGACAGCCTAAACCAGGTCGTGATTCACACTCGATATGCTCTCTTCTTCGTTGCATCAATAACCTAAACATATCCTTGTTAGCCCTCGGCTATTCTCGAAGATACCAGTAAGAGCTAATTGTGACGATACTGACTTTACGCTCCCCCTACAAAACCGCAAGTCACTCCCCAAATCACATCGCTGATTACTCGGGCATTCCAGATGcagcttcctcctctccatgaGCCAATCAACCTTCAGTTTCACGCCGGTATCGACGAGCCGGTAGAAATAGCGAGAGGTGTGCTTGAGGGATAGGGCATCAGGATAGATGAGATGTTGTGTGATTATCAGATGGATCTCTGGTGGCAGTTGGGAAAAGCCCCTCTTTGGTTGAGCGCCGGAATCATCATGATGAGGCAGTTCGCAGTCGGCCGCCGGGCCGGAAGTGGAGTTGGGTCCGGAAGACGTCAATGTGGGTTTCCGGTTCGGCGGCGGTGTGGAGCCCAAGTTGTCCTGCAGAACGttacggcggcggcggatgtGGAACATTTCTTCAGCGGGTTACAAATGACAGACAAACAAGAGCTGGACAGTGGTTGGTTTGAGGAGAAGCAGTCAATCAGACATgcgggtgaggttggagaacACGGGTATATATAAACACCAGAAACGAGATTCTGCCTGGAGTCCTCCCCATCGTTCAAACTGGCATCAAGTGCGAGGGCTCAGCTGAGTGATTCGCGGGTGATtccagggttgttgagacAAGACCTGTGGCGCTTGGTTAGCGGGCTTTGAACCCCTGTAACTCGCATCTCGTTTTTGGTGTGGTGCCTGAAAAAAGCCCCTGAGGGCTGCGTCATCTTTGCGACGACTTTTTTGGAGGACAGGTATTTGGATGGAGCGCAGATGGTGGATAAGATACCGTTTAGATGATGCTGAGATGGTGGACAGTGATGCTCAAGAACCTCTGAGCTCGAGGTATCGAGCTGGTTAGCTTGCtaccctcaccacaaaataattAGCGGTCGAAAGTAAGTCAAGCCCATATTATCTCACAAACCATACCTCGAAAGATAATCGTCTTACGTTTTAAAAATAGACAATACGTCTTAAAAGCTAGTTCATaagccttgaaagatagttcaCAAGCCTTAAAAGATATTTTAAGGGCCTAATAATGTACTTTTGAGGCATGGTTCACAGTATAATATGGGGTTAACTTACCTGCTGTACCAATTATTCTGTAGTGAGCATGCTTGTCTGAAGGAATGTTTTCTCAaccgggttagggttggaaGTCATGAAACCCAAGTCCAGCGAACCCACGTGACCACGCGCCCCGCCAGCAAAGGTGCGGGGAAGAAACCGCCGAGCAGGCATGGGCAAGTGGAACTTTGGGAGCCTCACTGAAGCGCTGCGTCTTCCACAAAAGCACACGATGCCGTCCTGAAGCCGTGGTCATGTCGAGCCTCAGGTCATATagcgacgacgatgacagcAGCGAGTATGGCTACAACCTGAGCCCGGAGGAGGAAAGACTTCTTTGCGAACTTGCCGACCGCATTTCTCCCGTGGTTCCAACGTCGGCCCCGCCAGAACCAGCGCCGACGAAAGTTCCAGCGCCCGCACCGCGGATCCCAGCTCCGCGTACGTCacaaccaccgccctccccacccaaggcctccaagccctcccaacccacaatCGATTCAAAGgccccatcttcatcatgggATCCGCCCGTACCCGAAGTTGTTTCGGTTTACAGACCCCCAACAGTGCCCCAGAATAAACCGAGGCCATCGCAGCTAGTCAAGCCGAGGTGGGACATCAGTGGCGGCATCAAACCCGATGCTTCTCAAGCCGTTGATGAAGCGCTCGACGCCCTCAGTGAGAACGACTTGAAATTTGACATCATCCAGCTCACCCCCGAAACGAACCCTCGTACCTATCGTCATGGCTCGGCAAATTTTAAGCATGTGGGCAGGGAGAGCGGTGACAGTCAGGACAGTGGAATCTGGAATGCGCCGCGCAGCAGTGGCAGCCGTGTGTCTTTCGACGTCAAGCACAAGACAGCGCGCATGTCTACCGTGGATACAATACCGGACGTCAACTACCCGGACCGTGAGTTGTCTGCCCCCGGCTTTGTCGCCTGTCTAACTGACCAGACACCTCGACTAGTGAGTCAGGCGCTTGCTGGCGTCAGCGACACGTCGTTATCTGTGTCGGATGAGAACCCCCAACACATGCTCGAGATAGAAGTCAAGAGACTCAATGGCGTTGTTCCGTCGCCCCTCGCCCAGTTTCGATCCTTTCCAAAGAAACCACTGTCTGTTACTGATCTTACAGCCGGGCTATGGTGCGAGTTGCAACACTACTACACACTATCGAGACTTCCGTTTGGCAGAAGGACGCAAACTCCTGCCATGAAGAAGGGCTCCATGGTTCACGAGAAGCTCGAGCGCGAAGTTTTTCAGCCCGTTACAGTCACCATCGCTAAAAAGGTGGACAATTTAGGTCTGCAAATGTGGAATGTCATTTTGGGTTTACGAACACTTCGCGATACTGGCTCAACCCGGGAACTGCAGGTTTGGGGCATGGTAGACGGCAACCTGGTCAACGGTGTCATTGACTACCTCAGCTACGAGAATCCCGATTCCGAACTAGAAGAGGAGACTCTCAGCAGTCGCGGAAGCCAAACCACTGCCTCACAACGCCTCGCTGACACCATGATGCAAGTCTACATAACCGACATCAAGACTCGTCtcactcccaaacccccgtCTAAACCCCAGGTTCACATGTCCCTGATCCAGCTGTTCCTGTACCACCGTTTTCTCAGTGAGATGGCCTCGGACAAACTCGACTACTTCCAGATCTTTGGCCGGTACAACTTGAACCCAGAGGAACCCTTCTCAGACTCGTTCATGGCTCAAATGGGCGCTCTGCATGAAGAGGTGTTTGAGAATGGGGATTCAGAAAGCGAAACGGAAGGGGCGTCAGAATGGGGGTATGAATCCGAAAGCGCCAGGACCACCACTACATccacgacaaccaccacgacggAATCCTCTGCTTATATCTCTGCCCCGGCGTCACCCGGCGCAGGGAAACGACCCAAGGGTCTCAAGTACGGCAATCTCCGATCGTTGCTAGGGCTTTTGAAGTTTGAGCTCCAGGTCACCTTTCCACATGGAGCATCGGATATCGGACAGATAGTAGCTGTGGAATATCGCTATCGAGGCAAGGGGAAGGcaccggctgctgctgaggaagaagatgaagacgagatAGACAAGGATGAGGGGAAGGTCATCTCCACGACTACGTATTTTGTCGAGCCGGGCACGCTGGATCTGTATCTTGCGCAGACTATGCcttggtggaagggggagagggagccgaggggggtggagatggaggatgcgTTCAAGTGTGGGTATTGCGAGTTTGCGGGGGAGTGTGAGTGGAGGGCgaagatggatgatgaggtggtcaggaaggcgagggcgaACAGGGCTAGACGagaaaggaagaggatgaaggaggagggggcggtggttgttggggaggggttggagggggagcaggggGAGAAGCCGGTTTTGGAGGAGTATAgtggggatgtggaggagagcGCGtcgcagaggaagaaggggaagaagaggggtggtgaggagaagaagagtaGGAGTAGGAAGAGGCAGAGTGCCAGTCAGGAGGGGATTGCGTGGTGATGGTCAAAgcggaagaaaagaaaccaaGAGAGATTGCCTCGGTAACGAGGAGTGAAACAAGTgtgctggagatggggatggacTTTGAAGGCTATATATGGTGTTCATGAGGAACGACAAGGAGAACTGCTTTGGAGTAATCTTTTGGATGGAAGGCAAGTGGATGTTGGGACACCATATATACGGAGGGATGATTTTCATCGCGCGGGGAATGAGATGAGGACATGAGGGACCCTGCTGAGTTTGACTCTAGTTTGACATTGTGAAAAGAGATAAGATGTGTAGAAGGGGtggaaagaaggaggaaaaagagagaggatCATCCACCCTTtatcatctccctcgccatcacaacacagcagcagagtttctcttcctctttgcTAGCTCTTGTgcggtggttgctgttggctgGGTAGGTGCTGGCGGGTTGGTGGTCTTCTCTCTTCTGCGATGACGAGAGAGCTTGGAAGGCAATTTTGCAAAAGCAATTAGCGATGGATACCCGGGCTTATGACtatattcttttctttaCAATCAATTTCAGCACATCATCATTTTGGGAAATTCTTTTGTGTTGTTATAggttgtttggttgttgttgtttgttcaTCATTACTCTTTCTCTTTAGTCTACACTACTACCCATGTCTGCCTCTACCGCCAACAAACCAGTCCTTGTTCTATCCATCATGTCCCTATCCTACAATTCCCCTTCCTGGTGTTAGCAGCtgccaaaaaagaagaagaaaaagacaaaactGCACAATGCATGCTCGCTTGCTTTTCAAACTTTGCCATCCCACACCCACCCAATTTTGATAGGTACCCAAACTTTCCCATCCCGGCTTGCAAACAGAAAAGAGCCCTTCCCATATGTACTGATTCATTCCTTTTGTGACAGgtccaaccccttccaaaaaaaaaaaaagcgcaTAATCATAACAGTCATTTCCCTCATCAATCCACTTTGGGCATACCCCAGAGCCTCAAATAAACTCCCCGcttccccctcccgtccccgtccTTTTATGATTAGGCGGCTGCGGTGGCGGTTTACTATccgccctccctctcctcctccccttcttgccACTCCCTGACCCAGAACTACTccccccactcccactcccactcccactcccactcccactcctctccctcggcctctccttctccccctccatacTCCTCCGCTCCTTaaacctctgcctcctctcctcatAAGCCTTCAGCTCATCCTTTTCCACATCTTTttccgtcttcttcctcggagGGGAAGTATTAGTATACCCGTGCGTGATACTATGCCCAtactccctcgccttcctatcacccccatcccccccaacaaaagGTCTCTTCTCCTGCacatgctgctgctcatcctcgctgtcctcctcttcctcatcctcttcggaAAACCGCTGAATCTGCAGAGCAGGCATCGACTTAGCGGCCAAAGGATGGGGCTTAACCAGCCctaacctctcctcctccgtcgcGCCCGTGATGCGCACCTGAGGGGACGAGTACCCCCTCGAGTTGAGCCCGCTTCTCTGCGGGCTGCCGCCACTCTCCAACGCCCCGTCGATGGACTGGGCTTGGTTGCGTTTGAAAATGTTTTGAAAGGAAAACTGGCGCTTTGCAGAGtgaggcgggggggtgggtggtgatgggagggggtgttcCGCCTCGTTGTATTCCGGGAACTGGACCCGCCGTTTGGAACTCGAGGCGCTAGCTGTCGTTCCTGCTCTGGTTTGCCTTGCTGCTCCCAGTGGGTGCAGGAAATCATCTGATGGGTTGTTGGAAGAAGCGGGATTGTCCTGACCTGGCACTGCTATCGAGGTCAACTGGACGGGGTGCATTGGGCTTTGCACctttgtggtggaggggttgttgctgggctTGTAGTCGGGGTGccctgggaggagggcagacCGGGCGCGGCTGCGGATCGTGCCCATTATGCTAGAGAGGGCAGGCGAGACAGGTCTACTGGCCTcggcgagctcctcctcggtgggGAAGTGTGACCAGCCgagtggagggtgaggtgtCGGAGGAGCGAGAAAGGGGGCGCCAGAGGGCGCGGGGGAGGCACCAACACCGGTGCCGGGACGAGTGCGGTGACTGCTGAAGGTTCCGGTGCGCCTTCTTCGTAGACCGTCCCATTCGTAGAGAGGAGCTCCATTTTCGCTCACAGGGGCAAGACTCTCTTGAATCTTCTCCTCGTGCAATCGTTTGAGCTCCTCCAATTCCATCTTTTGTCTCGCGGATGACAGGCGCCTGACAATGGCAGCGGTGCCTCTAATGGCGTCCGCCTTGGGCTCGGTTTCGGGCTGGGGCTGCTCGGCAATGGTCTGGATTTGGTCGAGGTCACCGGCAAAGACGGCAGTGTCTGGGACGTCCTTGGCGGACTTGGACAGCTGCAGGAGAACAACCCCCGAGCAAATAACCAAGAATCCCATCACCACGGTGATAATCGATGTCGGTGTGCCATTGAAACCTCTAAACAGGATTGCCGAGGTGATAATGGTGGTACTGGTAAAGTAGACATAATAGGTGGGGGTAACCAAGGCGGCGTTGAACAAATTGAGCGCTTTCTGCATAAAGGTGTCAAAACTCCCGTCGGGTCCAGCGGTGGCAAGAAGGAATTGCAAAGGATTTCACCAAAGCCCCGTCGGTGTcgttggaaaagggggtataTAAGGGAGGCACTCACGTTGAGGTAAATAATCTCGGTCAAGAGCGTAGCAATAACGAAAACCAACAGCACATACAAAAACCACTGGTTGAACTGAGGCTTTCCTCCCGCctgggcgatgatggcggcTCCCAGGCCCTGCGTCGCCACAACGCTCAGTCCGCCGATCCAACTGCAGATGGAAATGTACACCATCATATTCTTGGCGCCATACTTTGGTCCCAGCCAAAATGCGACAATAGCGCTGCCGACGATAATGACGCCCGCATAGCTCAAAAACAGCGGATGTACGACGAAGCCTTGCATGTCCTGGATGTCCTTAACAGCCGATGTTTGTGGTGCATTCATGACGATGACAACCGACCCAACGATACACAGAAAACAAGCAACCTTGCCGACCATGCTCAAGCGCTCCTTCAAGAAAATGGCCGacaagatggtggtgatgacgaccGACAGGGCTCCCAGAGGGGTGACCAGAATGGCATCGGTGAAGGCGTACGCAGCGAAATTGAGTCCCTCGCCCAAGATCATCAGGATCATGCCCGCCCACCAGTAAAAGTTCTTGAGATACCCATATCCCTCGCCAGCCACCTCATTGTACTTTTCGTTGGCGCGAAGCAGGCCGACCTTTTTGAGCACGAACGAGGTACCGATAAAGGCGCCGGAGCCAATGGCGAGGCCTATGCCGATCGCCTTGAACACGGGGGGTCTCTCGGAGGCGGGTGGcccggcgccgccgccggcgcggATGTAGAGTTGTTGCACATGGTCGATCGCCTGTGCTGCATGCTCCATGGTGTGGGTTGCGCTGGTCGTTGGCGCAACAAGCGACTCGACCGTCGCTGACCTGGTTCGAATACCGAGGGTTCTTCTATCGCTGGTCTCTCGAGCAGTCTCTGGTCTGCGGCGGCAGCTATTACGGTTGGAAGAGAGGTTTCGAAAAGGTGGTTTGCGTTATCAGGTGCGATGGAGGAAGCAGCATGAACTTTTCGTATTTGCTCTCGGAATACAAACGATTGACAACACAGGGGGCTAGAGCGGGCCAAGGTGTTCGTAGGGGAATGATTCGGGGTGTGGGAACAGGTTGAGACGATGGTTGTGCGAGAGCAAGCGATATCGCGCGCTGGGTGTCTGTCGAGTCTCGCTCCCGGTTGCTGGTGCAATGACGACGACCTTGTTCGACAGGGGGGGAGTGAGATGGAGCTCTCCACAcgaaataaaaaaaaaaaaacacaagcAGCTTCAGGGACTGaaacaacccaaacaacacTGCGAAAAATGCAAGAAATCGCAAAAGACACCAAGATACAGGAAGGTCGAGAACAGAGATTGGGATGATGGAACGGAGGACCCTTTGACGCCCAGCGACGCACAAGGGACACCGGCGCAAAAACTTGCTTGCACCAGAGGGGGCAGGTGCAGGCCGCAgactgggggggttgaggtggtggggtttcTGCGCCACCAGCTTGGGGTTCTGGGCTTCTGGCCTGGTAACCGAACGGTTGACCCCTGCCCGCCCAAAACTGTGGGGTTCGCTTCGTTTTGGGCAGTTCAATCGTGAAACCACTGATCGCAAGACTTTACTTTTGTATCTTCTACAACACCTCAACTCTTTTATCGTGCTGTTGGAGTCATGTTTGCTCTGTTCGTATGTACTCAAAATCATACCATTGCCAGcctcctctttcttcctcgcttcccccccccccctcgcGTTCTCCCCCACCTATCCGTGACTTCACCCCACTCTTCAGCTCCTCTCCTGTGCAGCTGCATCTGCAATCTGCATCTAGCGATAGGCGTATCATCCGTCTTTCCCCCCAGTTTCCCCCGTAGTCTATCACTCTATCTCTAGATAGAATCCCCCTTCGCCGTGCAGCTGCGCAAAGGGTCGTCGTCATTCAGTGGCATCAGTGGCTAACCGCCATACCACCCTGAGCGAGCGCCTCCCCATAcggtgacgatgatgtcAACTGGGCCACGGAACACGTGCAGATCCCCAGGATTGATAGGGTGGCACGCCTTGGATGTGAGACCTGGTTTCGCAGCCACATGCATGAGTGATCTTCCAATTGATGGCTTGCCAATCAATCATTGGTCGCCCGTTGACAAGCTTTTGACCCGGGCCCGTTTGACGGTTGGCATCCAATGTCCAACGCCGGCCGGGTCTTTTTTTCgtctgatgttgttggcacCGAGTCCCCGGAGTTGTATGCCCGATGGGTAAACATAGCTGTCGGACACGGGTTGATAGTGCAGCCCGGGTAAAGGGATGCAGACCGAGCacagcaccaacaccgaACCCAACACTTTAGATAACCAACGGCATCTTTTATTAGGCCAACGGACCACAGTCGAATGTTGGACACTTCCACATGCAACGGAGGACGTCTCAACGATGGGCAACCTGCACTAACAGATTTTCGGTGGAGTGTACGCGAGGATCTGTTAGTGGGctacccctgaacccctgacgAGCAACCAAGAGTCTCAACAGTCGCCCGAGCACAACACCAAGCGCTTGGAACTGGATATTTCCAACTTATCTCCAGTATAAACGCCTGGAGCTTGCTACCAAGGCaaaacacccccatcccacctccaaaacTGCCCCGAATTCTCCATCGTCAACTTGTCAATCTACCTTGATGTCAGCACTTCTCCAACTATGATGCTAAGGGTAACATACCtgctcaacaacccccctcgcactctcccccacccccaaaggCGGCCCCGCCTCAAACCCAACCGCATCCGCCAGCCCCTGTCCCATCTCCGTTTTCACccacctaggtaggtactcatcatcagcatctcCATTCCCACTCCCAACACTTGACAGAAAACTCACCCCGGAtgaacaaccccaaccaccaccccctttcgCTGCATCTTAAGTTCCgccctcaacttcatcacccaccaccccaccccacATTTACTCAACCCATACCCCCCACaaaccaacatccccccctccacctccccctccggtGTCACCAAACCCCCTATACTCCCCACCGAACTCCCAATCACGACAaacttccccccttccttctccaacagcgGCCATAGTACTTTGAACAATCTGATTGGGCCGAGGGTGTTGACATTAAGGTCAGCGAGGTACTCTTCCTCTGTCGTGTCAAAGACTGATTTAAAACCTGTGGCCGAGCCGGCGTTTGcgatgagggtgttgatgtgggtGATGCCGAGGGATTGGAGGCGGGAGGGTAGGGTAGATGATGATATCTCATCTTTTGCGTCGTCGAGAAGAATAGGGATGGCGCAGCtggtgggatggtggggggttgtAGCATCgaagggggaaggagtgGAAAAGGAGCGGGTTgtggcgatgatggttgTTTTGGGGCGGGCGGAGAGGACTTTGACGATGGCGAGGCCGATCCCTGATAAAAGGAGGAAGGTTAGTTAGTTGGGTGGTGCTTGATattggtgggtgggtggtgggtgacaAATACTGGGGGGGAGCAGAGGAAAGGTATGAGGAGCTATAAAGAGACTGTGAAAGTGTTATGGAATGGGGCAGTGGTAAAGCGTAATGCAAAAGGCAGATGAGGGAGATGACCCGGGGTTGGGATGTGCCAAGATGGCAGTGTcagcaaagaaaaaggggtAAGTAAATACCCCTATTCGCCCCAGTGACCAAGTAAACAGTGTTGGAGGAGTGATCGGCCATTTTGCTCGGGTTGACAGCGGCGACAACGACAAAAACGCTGCAATACTGTCAAGGTCAATTGCGTACAACAGAAAGAAGATGAGCAAAGGATGGAGCAGACACTGAGAAGTAGAGCAAGCAATGGAGAGGGTAGCAAGcgaacaagacaagacagcTGAAGCCGGCCGACAAGTGTGATCTCACGAGAACCACGACACCgagagaaagggaaaaagaaaaagaggagaacaggatgaggaagaaaaaagaatgGTTTAAATACCCTGAGACAGAACCCGCGACCAATGATatccccctcatcatgcgcgaccacccatccatccattgcTGTCCTCGGGGCTGTCGCTTCGGGCGGGGGCGAGTTGGTCCGAGAGGAAGGGCTTGGCCGCATTGTCATCACTCATCCCGTCCGCCACACCGAAGCGCATTTCCAAAATGATCCATAAGGATACCAAAAACATCTTCAATTGCGTGCCATCTGCGATTGCACGAAATAAAATACAGAATAGTCTCAACAATCCCACCCAAAACGCGCTGTCCGCCCAATGTGGTATCCCGCTCATAACCAAAAACGCCAGAATACTCCAGCCCTAACATGGAAACGAAAAGGATAAAGATGTCATGTACATTCACGAACAAGGAAAGGTCAAGCCTTAATGACCCATCCAGCATTCACCATAAAGTCAAAGATGCGCCCTCCCTTTTGTGTATCCAGCCTGCAGATTTCCTtggcctgcttcttcttcaagctGCCGTTGCTCTTGACGGCCTCCTTCAAAATCTGCTCCTTGATCATCAGATAAGGCTTCGGCTGCAAGCGCAACGTCTCGCAGAGCTTCGCTTCCTCCGGTGTCAAAAGATGGAGATCAGGCGCGTTGTCTTGCGATAACGGCAATGGCTGGATGCCTGGAATCGGTTGCGCCACAAACTTCTGTTTCGCTGGCGTGCCATTGGCAACCACCATGCTGCCTCCGTTGACGTGGTTCCCGTTGACCTGGTTCTCCTTGCCCTCGATCTTGATCCCGCCATTCACCGCATCGCCATTTGTGCCTCCGACTGACGCTGCCGACCGGATGGGAAGCTCTGGCGCGACCAGCAGGGCGGCGCCGCTTGGTGGTTCCGGTGGTGGCTGGTTCTTGCCACGCTGGTTTGCTGCTAGGCGGTCTCGGTCCATGGATCCCATAGGTATCGACTTCTGAATCCGCAATGCTTTCTCCTGCTCGTACTTCTCGCCGCTCTTGAGGTCACCAATGCGCATGCTTCGCCATTCTTGCAACTGAGCAATGGCTTGCCGTAGGTTGAGTTCGTCAATGAGCCCCTGACAAAAATTCTCGAAATCTTCCCGGTTCATCATGCGCGCGAAAGGCTTCGCCTTGTTGATCAGgtccctctcttccttggACCGCTTCTTTTCTATTTTGCTGTTTTCTCGGTAATCCAAAAGATTGTGTTCGAAGATGACCTTCTTGCGTTCGGCTCTCTGTGTTAACCTGCAATTGTAGATTTCCATAACTGTGAGCTTGAGCTCCATCTCTGGCTCGAGCTCGCCGGTGCGTGGGTTGATGCCATCGCCTGGGTCGAATTGCATGAGTTGAActgcttcttcagcctcgTTGGCATATTCTGTCTCGAACTCCAATCGACCGGGCATGTACCCCTGGATTTCGTGACAAGACGGCACACTAGCCGTGGGTTTCGTCTTTGGTTGCAGAGCTGGGGCATTCTTTGCAGCCTCTCGTCGCTCTTCTATCCTGCGCTTCTTGCGAGACTGGAACTCTTCTCTCGAAATCTCATTTGCCAGTTCCATATCGTGAGGGCTGCATCGTTTCGGAAGCGGAAAATTTTCGGACTCGATGTATACCTTGTAATAGTGGTCGCGAACCTCATCCTTGCTACGGTAGCCACCAATATGATCGGCAATGTCGGCCCAGGACCCTAAGCCATATATCTCGGCTCCTTCTAGGAGCAGCAGTTCTTCGTCGGCGCCCCATTCGCGATCGAATATGGGGAAGGAATTCTGTTCGATAACTcggaaggggtgggtggcaGGCTGGTGGGAACCGCTGGAGGAGCCATTGGCGAAGCATTGTACACAAAGATCGTACTCATTGCAAGCGCTGTGTGCGCATCGTATCCGGACCTGCCGGGAAAGCTGTTAGCTTGAGGGTGCtcgacggtggtgttgtcgaccCCACAGTTGCTCCGACAGGAGACGAGATGCGACTTGAGCCAGCCATCGCGGGGTAGTAACGGCAGCTGGATAACTTACAGTGGAAGTGATGTCTGCGGAGCAAACGTCGCAAACATACTTGACACCGCCCTCACCGCCTCTGGCAGCAATCTTTTTGCGAATGACACCCATTGTGAGTGTGACGAGACGGGCTGGCGAGGGCGCGGGCGCAAATGATGCGGATGCGGATGGAGAGCTGTCTTTTGGTGGAGCGACAACTATTGGACAGGGGCCAAGCAAAGACAATCGATGAATCAAGCACGCCCAAAACTGCCAAAAGGCACGCGGAAAACCCACGGGAAAGCGGGAATGTGATTGCGCATACAGAGAAGAGATGGAGGCGACGCGTACTTTTGATGattcttggtggtgagggatcCGAATTTGATGGAATGGGCGcgtgtggtgatggacaTTGATGTTGCGATCGAGGGTCAATCCTGGACAAGGCAGCTGCGCGATGCCACTTTGGGGACACGGACCTTTGCGGAGAAGCTGCCGAGGATCAGCCGGCCTTGGAATGTGTCAGCCGGCTGGTCTGTGCATCGCTTCGGCCTGTCCTTCCCCGAGCTGTCGGCGGATGATGtcacaaccctaacccattGCTAGCCGCACATCGTCGAACGAATTGTTGCTTCAGAGCTGTTCGCCCTGGTTAATCTTTACGTTATACACAATTACGAGAGTGTAGGCTGGGAGTACTGCGGCATTGTCGCTTGACCAGCGATCTGGTATGAATTTGATATGATCACATGCTTCGTAACTCAGGCAGGACCTTGACATGATGGGCAGTAAGGCATGAGTAGCTATTCCCGTAGAGCTCTCTGCAACAGAACATGTTTCCCGGAAAATGAAA belongs to Podospora bellae-mahoneyi strain CBS 112042 chromosome 6, whole genome shotgun sequence and includes:
- the ADA2 gene encoding Transcriptional adapter ada2 (EggNog:ENOG503NTWG; COG:K) — protein: MGVIRKKIAARGGEGGVKYVCDVCSADITSTVRIRCAHSACNEYDLCVQCFANGSSSGSHQPATHPFRVIEQNSFPIFDREWGADEELLLLEGAEIYGLGSWADIADHIGGYRSKDEVRDHYYKVYIESENFPLPKRCSPHDMELANEISREEFQSRKKRRIEERREAAKNAPALQPKTKPTASVPSCHEIQGYMPGRLEFETEYANEAEEAVQLMQFDPGDGINPRTGELEPEMELKLTVMEIYNCRLTQRAERKKVIFEHNLLDYRENSKIEKKRSKEERDLINKAKPFARMMNREDFENFCQGLIDELNLRQAIAQLQEWRSMRIGDLKSGEKYEQEKALRIQKSIPMGSMDRDRLAANQRGKNQPPPEPPSGAALLVAPELPIRSAASVGGTNGDAVNGGIKIEGKENQVNGNHVNGGSMVVANGTPAKQKFVAQPIPGIQPLPLSQDNAPDLHLLTPEEAKLCETLRLQPKPYLMIKEQILKEAVKSNGSLKKKQAKEICRLDTQKGGRIFDFMVNAGWVIKA